In one Alnus glutinosa chromosome 14, dhAlnGlut1.1, whole genome shotgun sequence genomic region, the following are encoded:
- the LOC133856583 gene encoding chaperone protein dnaJ 49 has translation MDGNKDEAVKCLKIGKQALEGGDRTRALKFITKARRLDPALPVDDLLSAIENESNGPADRPAQYSNGPAKGPSESPPSSKPADQPSLRHRVPPAGPSSSASASYTEEQIAVVRQIKKKKDYYEILGLERTCTVEDVRKAYRKLSLKVHPDKNKAPGAEEAFKAVSKAFQCLSNVENKRKYDISGSDEPVYERRAAHRGAPQGYNGFYDEFDADEIFRNFFGGMAPATTQFRGFSFGPGTGPRTADNGSGGGFNVRMLIQLLPVLLIVLLSFLPSSDPIYALTRSYPYEYRFTTQKGVNYYVKSTKFEQDYPSGSGERVSFEGKVEREFFALLAQNCRLEIQRRQWGFIRETPHCDRLQQFETVA, from the coding sequence ATGGACGGAAACAAAGACGAGGCTGTGAAGTGCTTGAAAATCGGGAAACAAGCGTTGGAAGGTGGCGATCGAACGCGGGCCCTCAAATTCATCACCAAAGCTCGCCGTCTCGATCCCGCGCTGCCCGTCGACGATCTCTTATCGGCGATAGAGAACGAATCCAATGGGCCTGCCGATCGACCGGCCCAATACTCTAATGGACCCGCTAAAGGCCCATCCGAGTCGCCGCCATCATCGAAGCCGGCCGATCAGCCCTCGCTCCGCCACCGAGTGCCTCCGGCGGGGCCGTCTTCGTCCGCCTCGGCCTCGTACACGGAGGAGCAAATCGCGGTGGTGAGgcagatcaagaagaagaaggacTACTACGAGATTCTGGGGTTGGAGAGGACTTGCACCGTCGAAGACGTGCGAAAAGCCTATCGAAAACTCTCTTTGAAGGTCCACCCCGATAAAAACAAGGCCCCGGGTGCAGAGGAAGCCTTCAAGGCCGTTTCCAAGGCCTTTCAGTGTCTCAGCAACGTAGAGAATAAGCGAAAGTACGACATTTCCGGGTCCGACGAGCCCGTCTACGAGCGGCGAGCCGCCCATCGTGGCGCTCCGCAAGGGTACAATGGGTTCTATGATGAGTTTGATGCGGACGAGATCTTTAGGAACTTCTTTGGAGGAATGGCTCCAGCGACCACACAGTTTCGCGGGTTTAGTTTCGGGCCTGGAACGGGGCCTAGGACCGCTGATAACGGCTCTGGTGGTGGGTTCAATGTGAGGATGCTAATTCAGTTGCTGCCCGTGCTGCTTATTGTGCTTCTCAGCTTCTTGCCATCGTCCGACCCCATTTATGCGCTTACGCGGTCTTATCCATATGAGTACCGGTTTACTACGCAAAAGGGTGTCAATTATTATGTTAAGTCGACCAAGTTTGAGCAGGATTACCCCTCGGGCAGCGGGGAACGTGTGTCCTTTGAAGGGAAGGTTGAGAGGGAGTTTTTTGCTTTACTGGCGCAGAATTGCCGGCTTGAGATTCAGCGTCGCCAGTGGGGATTTATTCGTGAGACACCGCATTGTGACAGGTTACAGCAGTTTGAGACTGTGGCTTGA
- the LOC133857646 gene encoding uncharacterized protein LOC133857646 translates to MGLIGDTVDSVKSIQIRQPLSQAVNIGILVTSALIIWKGLMCITGSESPVVVVLSGSMEPGIRKGDILFLHMSKDPIRAGEIVVFNIDGRDIPIVHRVITVHERQDTGEVNVLTKGDSNNVDDRMLYAQGQRWLQQHDVVGRAVGFLPYAGWATIIMTEKPIVKYILLGALGLLVITSKD, encoded by the exons ATGGGATTGATCGGAGACACCGTCGACTCTGTCAAATCCATTCAGATCAGACAGCCTCTCTCTCAGGCCGTCAATATTG gCATACTTGTTACGTCGGCGCTAATTATATGGAAAGGACTAATGTGTATAACTGGTAGTGAATCACCTGTTGTGGTTGTGCTCTCCGGAAGCATGGAACCCGGCATCAGAAAA GGTGACATTTTGTTCTTGCATATGAGTAAGGATCCCATTCGTGCAGGAGAAATTGTCGTGTTTAATATAGAT GGACGTGATATTCCAATTGTCCATCGAGTAATTACG GTTCATGAGAGGCAAGATACTGGAGAAGTTAATGTCCTAACAAAAG GAGACAGCAATAATGTGGATGACAGGATGCTGTATGCTCAGGGCCAACGTTGGTTGCAACAACACGATGTCGTGGGGAGAGCTGTTGG GTTCTTGCCTTATGCTGGTTGGGCAACAATTATCATGACCGAGAAGCCCATAGTCAAG TATATACTTTTAGGCGCATTGGGATTGCTGGTCATAACCTCAAAGGATTAG
- the LOC133857728 gene encoding uncharacterized protein LOC133857728 isoform X1: protein MQKWWRSRKWEQTRVLWLILLLHVAAILIFTRGFLLTRTELPYYSHCSDLSQSPCFSSSSSNSSRCWTKPAVDRVVIIVLDALRFDFVAPSSFFGESKPWMDRLRVLQKLASERGSSARIFKAIADPPTTSLQRLKGLTTGGLPTFVDVGNSFGAPAIVEDNFIHQLVQNGKRVVMMGDDTWTQLFPNHFKKSYPYPSFNVKDLHTVDNGCIDHLLPTLYEEDWDVLIAHFLGVDHAGHIFGVDSSPMIEKLEQYNDILEKVIEVLQNQSGPGDLHDNTFLLVMGDHGQTLNGDHGGGSPEEVETSIFAMNFKKPPLSIPFEFDSSSCEQDLDRRKMCISSIQQLDFAVTLSALLGVPFPFGSIGRVNADLYALGAGTLNLEGTNTENCENHSKLEQWMQNYVNVLCINSWQVKRYIDVYSASSVIGFSNEDLLQIADIYAQAEENWSQSTKRLLNKNECSDSLLPALKTQIDLFVNFQTRVAELARSKWTEFNLKMMGIGFGIMLVSLLIHLFSIKRVTRQHGASLTSCGDSGISFGLIVACFVVVIRAASFLSNSYILEEGKVASFLLATTGIVKLRYSIMKKRMLLEAVVFLLLITFCRFTIEVGLSKQAATSQFLNVYPSWMMSIASGIPAWIYAAEVVPLLVLILLAYLLYKTFSSIISEGVSKYVIMGAILSYMLIAVHWASESSIWSLPLVSYGIGRNCIPQIIYAIGFGQLLLLAFGQMFNRDKCLDCKKNLVIKTVGMLSTWSPVVILLSGKQGALVALASIIAGYCIIRLDNIEQDGISDVLAVDPLPVTQWNLLAVCLFFCTGHWCAFDGLRYGAAFIGFDEFILVRQAIFLTIDTFGFSHVLPILGLPFLVAHQYTLSKKKSFLMRLSQVYMMYGLITAATVTVTMLCVTIHRRHLMVWGLFAPKFVFDVVGLILTDVLICLASLFSFGQAEDDVLQNESTEK from the exons ATGCAGAAATGGTGGCGGAGTCGGAAATGGGAGCAGACTCGAGTCTTATGGTTGATACTACTTCTTCACGTCGCGGCCATTCTTATCTTCACCCGAGGTTTTCTACTCACCCGGACTGAGCTCCCCTATTACAGCCATTGCTCCGATCTTTCCCAGTCaccttgcttctcttcttcttcttctaactctTCGCGTTGCTGGACCAAGCCTGCTGTAGATCGTGTCGTCATCATTGTCCTCGACGCCCTCAG GTTTGACTTCGTTGCTCCCAGTTCATTTTTCGGAG AGTCGAAACCATGGATGGACAGATTACGAGTGCTACAAAAGCTGGCTTCTGAGCGAGGATCATCTGCCAGGATTTTCAAAGCTATAGCAGATCCACCTACCACGAGTTTGCAGCGTTTGAAA GGCCTGACAACCGGTGGACTGCCAACTTTTGTTGATGTTGGGAATAGCTTTGGTGCTCCAGCAATTGTTGAAGATAACTTTATACATCAG TTGGTTCAAAATGGAAAGCGAGTAGTGATGATGGGCGATGATACATGGACACAGCTGTTCCCTAATCATTTCAAAAAGTCTTATCCGTACCCCTCTTTTAATGTTAAAGATCTACATACC GTAGACAATGGATGCATTGACCACCTACTTCCAACCTTGTATGAAGAAGATTGGGATGTTCTTATAGCACATTTTCTTGGTGTG GATCATGCAGGCCACATATTTGGTGTTGATTCCAGTCCAATGATAGAAAAGTTGGAGCAATACAATGACATTTTGGAG AAAGTAATTGAAGTGCTGCAGAACCAGTCTGGACCAGGTGACTTACATGATAATACATTTCTTCTTGTGATGGGTGACCACGGACAAACCCTAAATGGTGATCATGGTGGAGGGAGTCCTGAAGAG GTGGAAACATCAATATTCGCCATGAATTTTAAGAAGCCTCCATTGTCAATACCATTTGAGTTTGATAGTTCATCTTGTGAACAAGATTTG GATAGGAGGAAGATGTGCATCAGCTCTATCCAACAG CTTGACTTTGCAGTAACACTGTCTGCGCTGCTTGGTGTCCCCTTTCCTTTTGGAAG CATTGGGCGTGTTAATGCCGATCTATATGCTTTAGGTGCTGGTACATTGAACTTGGAAGGCACTAATACagaaaattgtgaaaatcaCTCAAAATTGGAACAATGGATGCAAAATTATGTCAATGTGCTCTGCATCAATTCTTGGCAG GTGAAAAGGTATATTGATGTATATTCAGCTTCATCTGTCATTGGATTTTCGAATGAAGACTTGTTGCAAATTGCAGACATATATGCTCAAGCAGAGGAGAATTGGTCACAAAGTACAAAGAGattgttaaataaaaatgaatgcagTGATTCATTATTGCCTGCTCTTAAGACGCaaattgatttatttgttaatttccAAACAAGGGTTGCTGAGCTAGCGCGCTCAAAATGGACCGAGTTTAATCTAAAGATGATGGGTATTGGTTTTGGCATCATGTTAGTATCACTCCTTATCCATTTATTTTCTATCAAGCGGGTGACAAGGCAGCATGGTGCTTCTTTAACTTCATGTGGAGATTCTGGGATTTCCTTTGGCTTAATTGTTGCATGTTTTGTAGTGGTTATACGTGCAGCCAGCTTCCTCTCAAATAGTTATATTT TGGAGGAAGGAAAAGTTGCAAGTTTTCTTTTGGCTACAACTGGCATTGTTAAGTTACGGTATTCCATCATGAAGAAGAGGATGCTATTAGAA GCAGTTGTCTTCCTTCTCTTGATCACCTTTTGCAGATTTACTATTGAAGTTGGGCTATCAAAGCAGGCTGCCACATCTCAATTTCTGAATGTATATCCTTCATGGATGATGAGTATTGCCTCAGGGATTCCTGCTTGGATATATGCAGCCGAAGTTGTGCCATTGCTAGTGCTGATTTTATTGGCATACTTGCTATACAAGACTTTTTCCAGCATCATTTCTGAAGGTGTTTCGAAGTACGTGATCATGGGAGCCATTTTAAGTTATATGCTCATAGCAGTGCATTGGGCCTCGGAAAGTAGCATATGGAGTCTGCCTCTGGTTTCTTATGGCATTGGCAGAAATTGCATTCCACAAATTATTTATGCTATTGGGTTTGGACAATTGTTACTACTGGCATTTGGTCAGATGTTCAACAGAGATAAATGTTTAGATTGCAAGAAAAACTTAGTTATTAAAACTGTGGGGATGCTATCTACTTGGAGTCCAGTAGTCATTCTTCTCTCAGGGAAACAAGGTGCCTTGGTTGCTTTAGCCTCCATAATTGCAG GTTATTGTATAATTAGGTTGGACAATATAGAGCAGGATGGAATCAGTGACGTTTTGGCCGTTGATCCTCTTCCTGTAACACAATGGAACCTTTTAGCTGTGTGTCTGTTTTTCTGCACCGGTCACTG gtGTGCTTTCGATGGCCTTCGATATGGTGCTGCATTTATCGG GTTTGATGAATTTATCCTAGTTCGCCAAGCAATCTTTCTCACAATTGACACATTTGGTTTTTCTCACGTCCTTCCGATACTTGGACTCCCATTTCTTGTTGCTCACCAATATACGTTGAGtaagaaaaaatcatttttaatgcGGTTATCTCAA GTGTATATGATGTATGGGCTCATCACGGCCGCAACGGTTACTGTAACGATGTTATGTGTCACGATTCACAGGCGGCATTTAATG GTATGGGGGTTATTTGCTCCAAAGTTTGTTTTCGATGTAGTGGGTCTCATCCTTACAGATGTCTTGATTTGCTTGgcctcacttttttcttttggtcaaGCGGAGGACGATGTGCTACAAAATGAAAGTACTGAAAAATGA
- the LOC133857728 gene encoding uncharacterized protein LOC133857728 isoform X2, translating to MDRLRVLQKLASERGSSARIFKAIADPPTTSLQRLKGLTTGGLPTFVDVGNSFGAPAIVEDNFIHQLVQNGKRVVMMGDDTWTQLFPNHFKKSYPYPSFNVKDLHTVDNGCIDHLLPTLYEEDWDVLIAHFLGVDHAGHIFGVDSSPMIEKLEQYNDILEKVIEVLQNQSGPGDLHDNTFLLVMGDHGQTLNGDHGGGSPEEVETSIFAMNFKKPPLSIPFEFDSSSCEQDLDRRKMCISSIQQLDFAVTLSALLGVPFPFGSIGRVNADLYALGAGTLNLEGTNTENCENHSKLEQWMQNYVNVLCINSWQVKRYIDVYSASSVIGFSNEDLLQIADIYAQAEENWSQSTKRLLNKNECSDSLLPALKTQIDLFVNFQTRVAELARSKWTEFNLKMMGIGFGIMLVSLLIHLFSIKRVTRQHGASLTSCGDSGISFGLIVACFVVVIRAASFLSNSYILEEGKVASFLLATTGIVKLRYSIMKKRMLLEAVVFLLLITFCRFTIEVGLSKQAATSQFLNVYPSWMMSIASGIPAWIYAAEVVPLLVLILLAYLLYKTFSSIISEGVSKYVIMGAILSYMLIAVHWASESSIWSLPLVSYGIGRNCIPQIIYAIGFGQLLLLAFGQMFNRDKCLDCKKNLVIKTVGMLSTWSPVVILLSGKQGALVALASIIAGYCIIRLDNIEQDGISDVLAVDPLPVTQWNLLAVCLFFCTGHWCAFDGLRYGAAFIGFDEFILVRQAIFLTIDTFGFSHVLPILGLPFLVAHQYTLSKKKSFLMRLSQVYMMYGLITAATVTVTMLCVTIHRRHLMVWGLFAPKFVFDVVGLILTDVLICLASLFSFGQAEDDVLQNESTEK from the exons ATGGACAGATTACGAGTGCTACAAAAGCTGGCTTCTGAGCGAGGATCATCTGCCAGGATTTTCAAAGCTATAGCAGATCCACCTACCACGAGTTTGCAGCGTTTGAAA GGCCTGACAACCGGTGGACTGCCAACTTTTGTTGATGTTGGGAATAGCTTTGGTGCTCCAGCAATTGTTGAAGATAACTTTATACATCAG TTGGTTCAAAATGGAAAGCGAGTAGTGATGATGGGCGATGATACATGGACACAGCTGTTCCCTAATCATTTCAAAAAGTCTTATCCGTACCCCTCTTTTAATGTTAAAGATCTACATACC GTAGACAATGGATGCATTGACCACCTACTTCCAACCTTGTATGAAGAAGATTGGGATGTTCTTATAGCACATTTTCTTGGTGTG GATCATGCAGGCCACATATTTGGTGTTGATTCCAGTCCAATGATAGAAAAGTTGGAGCAATACAATGACATTTTGGAG AAAGTAATTGAAGTGCTGCAGAACCAGTCTGGACCAGGTGACTTACATGATAATACATTTCTTCTTGTGATGGGTGACCACGGACAAACCCTAAATGGTGATCATGGTGGAGGGAGTCCTGAAGAG GTGGAAACATCAATATTCGCCATGAATTTTAAGAAGCCTCCATTGTCAATACCATTTGAGTTTGATAGTTCATCTTGTGAACAAGATTTG GATAGGAGGAAGATGTGCATCAGCTCTATCCAACAG CTTGACTTTGCAGTAACACTGTCTGCGCTGCTTGGTGTCCCCTTTCCTTTTGGAAG CATTGGGCGTGTTAATGCCGATCTATATGCTTTAGGTGCTGGTACATTGAACTTGGAAGGCACTAATACagaaaattgtgaaaatcaCTCAAAATTGGAACAATGGATGCAAAATTATGTCAATGTGCTCTGCATCAATTCTTGGCAG GTGAAAAGGTATATTGATGTATATTCAGCTTCATCTGTCATTGGATTTTCGAATGAAGACTTGTTGCAAATTGCAGACATATATGCTCAAGCAGAGGAGAATTGGTCACAAAGTACAAAGAGattgttaaataaaaatgaatgcagTGATTCATTATTGCCTGCTCTTAAGACGCaaattgatttatttgttaatttccAAACAAGGGTTGCTGAGCTAGCGCGCTCAAAATGGACCGAGTTTAATCTAAAGATGATGGGTATTGGTTTTGGCATCATGTTAGTATCACTCCTTATCCATTTATTTTCTATCAAGCGGGTGACAAGGCAGCATGGTGCTTCTTTAACTTCATGTGGAGATTCTGGGATTTCCTTTGGCTTAATTGTTGCATGTTTTGTAGTGGTTATACGTGCAGCCAGCTTCCTCTCAAATAGTTATATTT TGGAGGAAGGAAAAGTTGCAAGTTTTCTTTTGGCTACAACTGGCATTGTTAAGTTACGGTATTCCATCATGAAGAAGAGGATGCTATTAGAA GCAGTTGTCTTCCTTCTCTTGATCACCTTTTGCAGATTTACTATTGAAGTTGGGCTATCAAAGCAGGCTGCCACATCTCAATTTCTGAATGTATATCCTTCATGGATGATGAGTATTGCCTCAGGGATTCCTGCTTGGATATATGCAGCCGAAGTTGTGCCATTGCTAGTGCTGATTTTATTGGCATACTTGCTATACAAGACTTTTTCCAGCATCATTTCTGAAGGTGTTTCGAAGTACGTGATCATGGGAGCCATTTTAAGTTATATGCTCATAGCAGTGCATTGGGCCTCGGAAAGTAGCATATGGAGTCTGCCTCTGGTTTCTTATGGCATTGGCAGAAATTGCATTCCACAAATTATTTATGCTATTGGGTTTGGACAATTGTTACTACTGGCATTTGGTCAGATGTTCAACAGAGATAAATGTTTAGATTGCAAGAAAAACTTAGTTATTAAAACTGTGGGGATGCTATCTACTTGGAGTCCAGTAGTCATTCTTCTCTCAGGGAAACAAGGTGCCTTGGTTGCTTTAGCCTCCATAATTGCAG GTTATTGTATAATTAGGTTGGACAATATAGAGCAGGATGGAATCAGTGACGTTTTGGCCGTTGATCCTCTTCCTGTAACACAATGGAACCTTTTAGCTGTGTGTCTGTTTTTCTGCACCGGTCACTG gtGTGCTTTCGATGGCCTTCGATATGGTGCTGCATTTATCGG GTTTGATGAATTTATCCTAGTTCGCCAAGCAATCTTTCTCACAATTGACACATTTGGTTTTTCTCACGTCCTTCCGATACTTGGACTCCCATTTCTTGTTGCTCACCAATATACGTTGAGtaagaaaaaatcatttttaatgcGGTTATCTCAA GTGTATATGATGTATGGGCTCATCACGGCCGCAACGGTTACTGTAACGATGTTATGTGTCACGATTCACAGGCGGCATTTAATG GTATGGGGGTTATTTGCTCCAAAGTTTGTTTTCGATGTAGTGGGTCTCATCCTTACAGATGTCTTGATTTGCTTGgcctcacttttttcttttggtcaaGCGGAGGACGATGTGCTACAAAATGAAAGTACTGAAAAATGA
- the LOC133858032 gene encoding uncharacterized protein LOC133858032, with translation MTGEAVNPKAYPLADSQLTITILDLIQQASHYKQLKKGANEATKTLNRGISEFVVMAADTEPLEILLHLPLLAEDKNVPYVFVSSKQALGRACGVTRPVIACSVTTNEGSQLKSQIQQLKDAIEKLLI, from the exons atg ACAGGAGAGGCAGTGAATCCAAAGGCGTACCCTCTGGCCGATTCGCAGCTCACAATCACAATACTGGATCTTATTCAACAAGCCTCCCACTACAAGCAGCTCAAGAAGGGCGCTAATGAAG CTACGAAGACACTGAACAGGGGTATTTCTGAGTTCGTAGTCATGGCCGCTGACACCGAGCCGCTTGAGATCCTTCTCCATCTTCCACTGCTTGCTGAAGATAAG AATGTGCCCTATGTATTTGTCAGTTCAAAACAAGCTCTTGGCCGAGCTTGTGGAGTCaccagacctgttattgcctgtTCTGTCACAACAAATGAGGGAAGCCAATTGAAATCCCAAATACAACAACTCAAG GATGCCATTGAGAAGCTCTTGATCTGA